A stretch of the Halictus rubicundus isolate RS-2024b chromosome 16, iyHalRubi1_principal, whole genome shotgun sequence genome encodes the following:
- the LOC143362145 gene encoding uncharacterized protein LOC143362145 isoform X2 — protein sequence MKKNTRHQHHVGTSQSNLRAKPYGFCCDVKEHDPKLDMKNGLGSLFSRHNLTGEGPNIKFRCQEINTVSTSLQRLNQKSLHRLGSRARQRGRQRGGYDDMFRDGQRGRNQENGNENHLREQLICERCRGPLRWYLEDEIDAARDIMMQERKKKHNIETEYNIKIAKKKDITTALHNTLSFV from the exons atgaaaaaaaaCACGAGGCACCAACATCATGTTGGTACCTCACAGTCTAACCTTCGGGCAAAACCTTATGGATTTTGTTGTGACGTAAAAGAACATGATCCAAAACTAGATATGAAAAATGGCCTGGGCTCACTTTTCTCTCGACACAATTTAACTGGAGAAGGACCTAATATCAAATTTCGTTGTCAAGAAATTAACACTGTTTCAACATCCCTTCAACGCCTCAATCAAAAGAGTCTACATCGTTTAGGATCTCGAGCACGACAGCGTGGTCGACAGAGGGGTGGTTACGATGATATGTTTCGGGATGGTCAACGGGGTCGTAATCAAGAAAACGGTAACGAGAACCATTTGCGCGAACAGTTAATCTGTGAACGTTGTAGAGGCCCTCTTAGGTGGTACTTAGAAGATGAGATTGATGCTGCTCGTGATATAATGATGCAAGAAAGGAAGAAGAAGCATAATATAGAAACGGAGTACAATATTAAAATTGCTAAAAAGAAAG ACATTACAACGGCTCTGCATAATACTTTGTCTTTTGTGTAA
- the LOC143362145 gene encoding uncharacterized protein LOC143362145 isoform X1 has translation MKKNTRHQHHVGTSQSNLRAKPYGFCCDVKEHDPKLDMKNGLGSLFSRHNLTGEGPNIKFRCQEINTVSTSLQRLNQKSLHRLGSRARQRGRQRGGYDDMFRDGQRGRNQENGNENHLREQLICERCRGPLRWYLEDEIDAARDIMMQERKKKHNIETEYNIKIAKKKEKKRKKKTERRSRTSN, from the exons atgaaaaaaaaCACGAGGCACCAACATCATGTTGGTACCTCACAGTCTAACCTTCGGGCAAAACCTTATGGATTTTGTTGTGACGTAAAAGAACATGATCCAAAACTAGATATGAAAAATGGCCTGGGCTCACTTTTCTCTCGACACAATTTAACTGGAGAAGGACCTAATATCAAATTTCGTTGTCAAGAAATTAACACTGTTTCAACATCCCTTCAACGCCTCAATCAAAAGAGTCTACATCGTTTAGGATCTCGAGCACGACAGCGTGGTCGACAGAGGGGTGGTTACGATGATATGTTTCGGGATGGTCAACGGGGTCGTAATCAAGAAAACGGTAACGAGAACCATTTGCGCGAACAGTTAATCTGTGAACGTTGTAGAGGCCCTCTTAGGTGGTACTTAGAAGATGAGATTGATGCTGCTCGTGATATAATGATGCAAGAAAGGAAGAAGAAGCATAATATAGAAACGGAGTACAATATTAAAATTGCTAAAAAGAAAG aaaagaagagaaagaagaaaactgAGCGTAGAAGCCGTACAtcgaattga